A section of the Trachemys scripta elegans isolate TJP31775 chromosome 10, CAS_Tse_1.0, whole genome shotgun sequence genome encodes:
- the USP50 gene encoding inactive ubiquitin carboxyl-terminal hydrolase 50, which translates to MTCSETVHLEHSKDSSEESNNETSQLYQGLTGLRNLGNTCYMNAVLQCLCSISPLVEYFLSGKYVTALHKENGEVATAFAYLMADMWLGEFECISPEVFCSVIGDLCPAFTKKTQQDAQEFLIYVLNELHEALKKSCKRRCYGNTSTSREDRGTGSETSIITQLFEGQLSYDITCLACQTTTDKNEVFTVLSLPIPSESACSLQDCLECFFQQDTLTWNNQIHCSFCGTKQDAAVKANIGKAPKMVIFHLKRFDYQGSYKRKLGTNIYYPLSNLDLSPYIYPLFRKNPKYNLCAVVNHFGYLDGGHYTAFCKHTLSQNWYSFDDAQVSEIPQASVQSAAAYLLFYSCKAFSVPTKPQKY; encoded by the exons ATGACCTG CTCTGAAACTGTGCACCTGGAGCACTCAAAGGATTCTAGTGAGGAATCCAACAATGAGACAAGCCAACTGTACCAAGGCCTCACTGGCCTGCGCAACTTGGGGAACACTTGCTACATGAATGCAGTTTTGCAGTGCCTCTGCAGTATATCCCCATTGGTGGAGTATTTTCTCTCAGGGAAGTATGTAACTGCCCTACACAA GGAAAACGGTGAGGTTGCTACCGCCTTTGCCTATTTGATGGCCGATATGTGGCTGGGAGAGTTTGAGTGCATCTCACCAGAGGTGTTTTGTTCAGTCATCGGCGACTTATGCCCGGCTTTTACTAAGAAGACTCAGCAGGATGCCCAGGAGTTTCTGATATACGTGCTGAACGAATTACATGAGGCGCTTAAGAAG TCATGCAAAAGGAGATGCTATGGGAACACATCCACTTCTAGGGAAGATAGGGGAACTGGCAGTGAAACATCAATCATCACCCAGCTATTTGAGGGGCAGCTCAGTTATGACATTACATGCCTGGCATGTCAGACCACCACCGATAAGAACGAGGTCTTTACAgttctctctcttcccatcccttcTGAGAGTGCCTGCTCTCTACAG GACTGTCTTGAATGTTTCTTTCAACAAGACACACTGACATGGAACAATCAAATTCACTGCTCCTTCTGTGGAACTAAGCAAGATGCTGCAGTAAAGGCCAACATAGGCAAGGCACCAAAGATGGTTATTTTTCACTTAAAGAG gttTGACTATCAAGGCAGCTACAAAAGGAAACTGGGGACTAACATCTACTATCCACTAAGCAACTTGGATCTTTCGCCTTATATTTATCCACTCTTTCGGAAGAATCCAAAATACAACTTGTGTGCTGTGGTG AACCATTTTGGTTATCTGGATGGTGGCCATTATACGGCATTCTGCAAGCACACGCTCTCCCAGAACTGGTACAGCTTCGATGACGCACAGGTCAGCGAGATTCCACAAGCCTCCGTGCAGTCTGCTGCAGCTTATCTCCTATTCTACAGCTGTAAAGCCTTCTCTGTACCTACCAAACCCCAGAAGTACTAG